The DNA window CGTCGCTGCCCCTGGCGGACATCGCCTCCGCGGGCAAGGACGCGCTCAACAACGTGAGCAACTCCATCGCCGAGGGCAACCGCTACGTCTTCAACGAGGTGGGCCAGGAGTTCGCCCGCTTCATCGAGACCTTCCAGGGTGACACCACCTACGACGCGGCCAAGGCCCAGAAGTACCTGGACGGCTTCGGCCAGGACAAGCCCCTGCTGAAGGAGGCCTTCGGCCACTACAGCAAGGCCATGTTCGAGAAGGACCCGAACAAGAAGGCGGAGCTGATGCTCCTGGGCAACGACAAGATTGGCCTGCACGAGCAGACGCAGCTCACGCCCTTCATCGAGAAGGCGCTCAACGCGCCCGTGAAGGACACCTTCCGAGACATCCTCCGCCAGAGCATCGAGTCGGGCATCAACAGCCTGCCCTTCCCGGCGAAGCTCGCGGGCCAGGCCGCCCTGAAGACGGGCCTGGTGGACGCGGCGCTCAACCCCGTCGTCGACGCGACGGCCACCGTGTTCCGCCGCCTGGCCACCGAGCACATGATGAAGCTGGCGGTGCCCGGCGGCGCGCTGAAGCTGGGCAACGACCTGCCCCCGCCCGCGGGCATGGAGTCCACGCTCTTCCCGCCGCACCTGCGCGCCATCCAGAACCCGGAGCTGCGCGCGCTGCTCGGCAAGCTGGACTCCAGCCCCGACAGCCTCAAGGGCACCGCCGCCAAGGACTGGAGCAAGCTGAGCCAGCGGATGGACTACATCATCGACCTGTTCCGCACGCGCCAGTCAGACCCGCGCCTGTTCGACCAGCCCTTCGGCAAGTCGGGCACCACCTACCCGCTGCCGGCCACGCAGCAGCGCGCGGGCTGAAGTCTCGCGGTGTAACGCGCGCGCCGCTGTCCCAGGCGCGCGCACCCGCGCACATCAGGACGCCTCGTCCACCACGAACTGCTCCAGCCGGGCGATGCCCAGCTTCTTCATCCGGCTCTGGAGCGTGGAGGGCTTGAGGCCGAGCAGCGCCGCCGCTCCGCCCGGTCCATAGACGCGGCCCCGGGTGAGCGAGAGCACCCGCAGGATGTGCTCGCGCTGCACCGCCGCCAGCGTCAGCACCGCGCCGGGCTTCATCGCCGCTTCCGGCGCCGCCGCTTCCACCTGGGGAGCCTGCGGGGGGACGGGGACGCTTCCGGACGTGCCCATGTCGAAGGCCGTGGCCCCCAGCTCCGTGCCCCGGGTCAGGATGGTGGCGCGCTCCAGCGCATTCGCCAGCTCCCGCAGGTTGCCCGGCCACTCGTATGAGGCCAGCCGGCCCAGCCCCGCGGGTGACACGCGCATCCCGCGCCGGCCCGTGCGCCGCGCCTGCTCCTCCAGAAGGAACGTACACAACTGCGGCAGGTCCTCGCGCCGCTCGCGCAGGGGCGGCAGCCGCAGCGGGAAGACGCTCAGCCGGTAGTAGAGGTCCTCGCGGAAGCGCTTCTCCGCGATGGCCTTCTGCAAGTCGACATGCGTCGCCGCGAGGATGCGCACATCCGAGCGCACCGTCTTGTCGCTGCCCACCGGCTCGAACGCCTTCTCCTGCAGCGCGCGCAAGAGCTTCGCCTGCAACTCGACGGGCAGCTCGCCCACCTCGTCGAGCAGCAGCGTGCCCCCGTGCGCCATCTGGAAGCGGCCCGCGCGGTCCCTCGTCGCGCCGGTGAAGGCGCCCTTCACGTGGCCAAAGAGCTCGCTCTCCAGGAGCCCCGCCGGAATCGCCGCGCAGTTGAGCGTGACGAAGGGCTGGTCCGCCCTCGAGCTCCAGCGGTGGATGGCTCGCGCCAGGCGCTCCTTGCCCGTGCCCGTCTCACCCGTAATCAACACGGGCGTGTCCGTCTCCGCCACCTGCCGCGCGCGCCGCGCCAAATCGCGCATCATCGGGCTCAGCGACGTCTCGAGGATGCCCTCCGAGTCTCCGCCGAGCTGCGCCTCGAGCAGCTTCGCGTGCTCATGGTCCTGGCGGTGGAGCTGCTCGAAGGCCGCGCGCTGCTCGGCCGCCTGGAGGGCCGTCGCCAGCATCTGCCCGTACACCTCCACCAGGTCCACCACCGGCTGGGGATACGTCTCACACTCCGCCCGGTCCAACGTCAGCACGCCGTACGTGCGCTCGCCCGCGCACAGCGGCACCACCATGCACGCGTGCCCCGCTGGCAGGTCGAGCACGCCGTCGAACGGGTCCCCGTCTCCGTGCGAGTGGTCCTCCTCCGTGAAGGCCCGCGCGCGCCGCGTCTCCAGCGCCTGCTTCAAGGAAGGAAACTCCGAGAGCGCCAGCGCGTGATGGCGCACCTTGGCGTTCGCGAGCGGCCCGCGCGCCGCGACCGACACCAGCTTGCCGTCCCTCAAGAGGAACAGCGTGGCCAGGTCGAAGCGCACCACACGCGTCAACCAGTCCAGTCCTCGACGAAGCAGCTCCTCCACCGAATCCTCGGTGGTTGCCAGCTCGACCAGGTCCCGAGCATCCTTCGCGCCCTCGGTGAGGCCAGAGAGTTCATCCGACATGCCGCATGAATAATAGCGTTCCACCGAAATTGCAGTGGCGGCAGTCACCGAGATTTCGTTATTCACCGTCCCGGCGGCAGCGACCAGCAGGGGGAGAAAGTCAAGCCCCTGAAATCATTGAAGTGGGATGACTGGCACGAGGTCTGCTGTAGGCAGTGGCATCAGACACCTTCCCAGGGGCCCCCCCGGCCCCTCAACCCAAGGAGCAGTAACGACATGTTGACCGTTGGCGACAAGCTTCCGACCTTTGATGTCAAGGCCACCGTGAGCCTGGAGAAGGGCAAGGAGTTCCAGAACATCAACAACGCGTCCTACAAGGGCAAGTGGATCGTCCTGTTTGCCTGGCCGAAGGACTTCACGTTCATCTGCCCGACGGAGATCGCGGAGTTCGGCAAGAAGAACAAGGAGTTCAACGACCGCGACGCGCAGGTGCTGGGCCTGAGCACCGACAGCGAGTTCGTGCACCACGCGTGGCGCACGCACCACCCGGACCTGAAGAACCTGCCCTTCCCCATGCTGGCGGACGTGAAGCACGAGCTGTGCAGCGCGCTGGGCATCCTCCACAAGCAGGAGGGCGTGGCGCTGCGCGCGACCTTCATCATCGACCCGGACGGCATCATCCGCCACGTGTCGGTGAACGACCTCTCCGTGGGCCGCAACGTCTCCGAGACGGTGCGCACGCTGGACGCGCTCCAGACGGACGAGCTGTGCCCCTGCAACTGGAACAAGGGCGAGGAGACCCTGACCCAGAAGCTGGCGAAGGCGGGGTAATCCACCATGGCCTCGCTCGAAGTCGTCCGCTCTGAACTCGCGGACGCCCACAAGGACACCCGCCTCAACCTCCAGTCCGTTCTGGAGGGTGGAAGCCTCACGCCGGAGCAGCGTTGGTGTGTGGCCGTCGCTTCCGCCTACGCCGTTCGCAATGACCGGCTGAAGGAGGCGATGCTCAACGAGGCGCGGAAGGCACTCGCGAACCCCGAGCCCGTCATCGAGGATGCGCGCGCCGCCGCCTCGCTGATGGCGATGAACAACGTCTACTACCGCTTCCGGCACATGATCGGGAAAGAGTCGTACTCGACCAAGCGCGCTGGACTGCGGATGAACAGGCTCGCG is part of the Myxococcus landrumus genome and encodes:
- a CDS encoding carboxymuconolactone decarboxylase family protein produces the protein MASLEVVRSELADAHKDTRLNLQSVLEGGSLTPEQRWCVAVASAYAVRNDRLKEAMLNEARKALANPEPVIEDARAAASLMAMNNVYYRFRHMIGKESYSTKRAGLRMNRLAQVLTNKVDFELVCLAVSAINGCEMCMQSHEKVVLEGGLSEDQVHDAVRIAAVIHAAAVGLES
- a CDS encoding peroxiredoxin; its protein translation is MLTVGDKLPTFDVKATVSLEKGKEFQNINNASYKGKWIVLFAWPKDFTFICPTEIAEFGKKNKEFNDRDAQVLGLSTDSEFVHHAWRTHHPDLKNLPFPMLADVKHELCSALGILHKQEGVALRATFIIDPDGIIRHVSVNDLSVGRNVSETVRTLDALQTDELCPCNWNKGEETLTQKLAKAG
- a CDS encoding sigma 54-interacting transcriptional regulator; translated protein: MSDELSGLTEGAKDARDLVELATTEDSVEELLRRGLDWLTRVVRFDLATLFLLRDGKLVSVAARGPLANAKVRHHALALSEFPSLKQALETRRARAFTEEDHSHGDGDPFDGVLDLPAGHACMVVPLCAGERTYGVLTLDRAECETYPQPVVDLVEVYGQMLATALQAAEQRAAFEQLHRQDHEHAKLLEAQLGGDSEGILETSLSPMMRDLARRARQVAETDTPVLITGETGTGKERLARAIHRWSSRADQPFVTLNCAAIPAGLLESELFGHVKGAFTGATRDRAGRFQMAHGGTLLLDEVGELPVELQAKLLRALQEKAFEPVGSDKTVRSDVRILAATHVDLQKAIAEKRFREDLYYRLSVFPLRLPPLRERREDLPQLCTFLLEEQARRTGRRGMRVSPAGLGRLASYEWPGNLRELANALERATILTRGTELGATAFDMGTSGSVPVPPQAPQVEAAAPEAAMKPGAVLTLAAVQREHILRVLSLTRGRVYGPGGAAALLGLKPSTLQSRMKKLGIARLEQFVVDEAS